A single window of Pyxicephalus adspersus chromosome 10, UCB_Pads_2.0, whole genome shotgun sequence DNA harbors:
- the LOC140338958 gene encoding uncharacterized protein isoform X2, with protein MEEWEYLEGHKDLYKDVMMEDYQTLTSPDGSSNGNSPGRCSSPLYYPDSTPEDQEIPHHHRGGQLQDIKVGVIKEEEEKSVEEGGPLYSQNSTHEDHNDTHQDQGEELKIIKIEVKLEEEKETLMKGAQQSMEEMLIKSKQEVSSSNKDTNGRYVWHISDGHLLSPDYIDITQSSPGVNPIPHNTHHRPHHLETSMDSSNPKESSDQSHAVILDLHLKPHSAETPRDPSNPEESSVNHEGDHTGDISFPCSVCGKAFTKSKNLLRHQRIHTGERPFSCSECGKSFTEKWNLLLHQRSHTDERHYSCTECGKRFIQKGTLLRHQRCHTNERPYSCSGCGKCFIEKHALLIHQKIHTGERPFSCSECGKCFIQKGNLLKHQRIHTGERLYSCLICGKCFVHKGEIHKHQRSHTDVQPYSCSDCGKTFTEKAKFLIHQKNHTDKCSYSCSECGKCFNQKRSLLTHQRSHTGERPYFCIECGKSFTEKGNLFRHQKIHTGERPYSCSECGKSFLHKRDLFRHQRCHTGEHPFLCLECGKSFADKNTLLLHHKIHTGERPFSCLECGKSFIQKGNLLRHQRNHTGEHPYSCSDCGKFFNQKRDLFRHQRCHMRVLPFSCSECGKFFTEKSRLLLHQKIHTGERPYSCSVCSRSFFQKNSLVRHQRIHTGELRYACSECGKCFVQNGDLIHHQRTHTGDRPFACSECGKCFSYKKSLVDHQRIHTGDRPFVCSECGESFCYKKTLVKHQRIHTAQPIFNC; from the exons atggatccagtaatgggAACTCACCAGGGAGATGTTCCAGTCCTCTGTATTACCCGGATTCCACACCGGAAGATCAGGAAATCCCTCACCATCATCGG gGTGGACAACTTCAAGACATCAAAGTTGGGGTTAtaaaggaggaagaggagaaatCAGTTGAGGAGGGTGGTCCCCTGTATTCCCAGAATTCCACACATGAAGATCACAATGATACTCACCAAGATCAG GGTGAAGAATTGAAAATTATCAAAATTGAGGTTAAACTAGAAGAGGAAAAAGAGACATTGATGAAGGGAGCTCAGCAGTCCATGGAGGAGATGCTTATAAAAAGTAAACAGGAGGTATCTTCCTCAAATAAGGACACAA ATGGACGCTATGTCTGGCATATCTCGGATGGACATCTTCTATCTCCAGATTATATTGACATCACACAATCTTCTCCAGGAGTAAATCCCATCCCTCATAATACACATCACAGACCTCACCATTTGGAGACATCAATGGACTCTTCCAATCCCAAGGAATCTTCTGACCAATCACATGCTGTTATTCTGGATCTCCATCTTAAACCTCATAGTGCAGAAACACCAAGAGATCCATCCAATCCTGAGGAATCTTCTGTAAACCATGAAGGGGATCACACAGGAGACATTTCATTTCCATGTTCAGTGTGCGGGAAGGCTTtcacaaaaagcaaaaaccttCTTAGacatcagagaattcacacaggtgagcgaCCTTtctcatgttcagagtgtgggaaatcgTTTACTGAGAAATGGAACCTTCTATTACATCAAAGAAGTCACACAGATGAACGGCATTATTCATGTACAGAATGTGGGAAACGTTTCATTCAGAAAGGAACCCTTCTCAGGCACCAAAGATGCCACACCAATGAGCGTCCCTATTCATGCTCAGGATGCGGGAAGTGTTTTATTGAGAAACATGCGCTTCTTATTCACCAAAAAATACACACAGGTGAACGCCCATTCTCTTgctcagagtgtgggaaatgtttcattCAAAAAGGTAACCTTCTTAAACACCAAAGGATTCACACCGGTGAACGTCTCTATTCATGTTTAATATGTGGGAAATGCTTTGTTCATAAAGGGGAGATTCATAAGCACCAAAGAAGTCACACAGATGTGCAGCCATATTCGTGCTCAGATTGTGGAAAAACTTTTACTGAGAAAGCAAAATTCCTTATTCACCAGAAAAATCACACAGATAAATGTTcctattcatgttcagaatgtgggaaatgtttcaatCAGAAAAGAAGCCTTCTCACACATCAGAGAAGccacacaggtgagcgtccatATTTCTGTATAgaatgtggaaaaagttttaCTGAAAAAGGAAACCTTTTTAGACACCAAaaaattcacacaggtgaacgtccgtattcatgttctgagtgtgggaaatctTTCCTTCACAAAAGAGACTTATTCAGACATCAGAGATGTCACACGGGTGAACatccttttttgtgtttagagtgtggaaaaagttttgctGACAAAAATACACTTCTCCTACACCACAagattcacacaggtgaacgcCCTTTTTCGTGTttagagtgtgggaaaagtttcatTCAGAAAGGTAACCTCCTTCGACACCAGAGAAATCACACAGGCGAGCATCCATATTCCTGTTCAGATTGTGGGAAATTTTTCAATCAGAAAAGAGACTTGTTTAGACATCAGAGATGTCATATGCGTGTGCTTCCcttttcatgttcagaatgtgggaaatttTTCACTGAAAAAAGCCGACTACTTCTACATCAGAAAATTCACACTGGCGAGCGTCCTTATTCATGTTCGGTGTGTTCAAGaagtttttttcagaaaaattcaTTAGTTAGACACCAGAGAATTCATACAGGTGAACTTCGGTATGcatgttcagagtgcgggaaatgtttcgTTCAGAATGGTGACCTTATTCACCACCAGAGGACTCATACTGGTGATCGCCCTTTTGCATGttctgagtgtggaaaatgtttcagtTATAAAAAATCTCTTGTTGACCACCAGAGGATTCACACGGGTGATCGCCCCTTCGTATGTTCCGAATGTGGTGAAagtttttgttacaaaaaaacactcgttaaacaccagagaattcacacggCCCAGCCGATCTTTAATTGTTAA
- the LOC140338958 gene encoding uncharacterized protein isoform X3 has protein sequence MMEDHQTLTSPDGSSNGNSPGRCSSPLYYPDSTPEDQEIPHHHRGGQLQDIKVGVIKEEEEKSVEEGGPLYSQNSTHEDHNDTHQDQGEELKIIKIEVKLEEEKETLMKGAQQSMEEMLIKSKQEVSSSNKDTNGRYVWHISDGHLLSPDYIDITQSSPGVNPIPHNTHHRPHHLETSMDSSNPKESSDQSHAVILDLHLKPHSAETPRDPSNPEESSVNHEGDHTGDISFPCSVCGKAFTKSKNLLRHQRIHTGERPFSCSECGKSFTEKWNLLLHQRSHTDERHYSCTECGKRFIQKGTLLRHQRCHTNERPYSCSGCGKCFIEKHALLIHQKIHTGERPFSCSECGKCFIQKGNLLKHQRIHTGERLYSCLICGKCFVHKGEIHKHQRSHTDVQPYSCSDCGKTFTEKAKFLIHQKNHTDKCSYSCSECGKCFNQKRSLLTHQRSHTGERPYFCIECGKSFTEKGNLFRHQKIHTGERPYSCSECGKSFLHKRDLFRHQRCHTGEHPFLCLECGKSFADKNTLLLHHKIHTGERPFSCLECGKSFIQKGNLLRHQRNHTGEHPYSCSDCGKFFNQKRDLFRHQRCHMRVLPFSCSECGKFFTEKSRLLLHQKIHTGERPYSCSVCSRSFFQKNSLVRHQRIHTGELRYACSECGKCFVQNGDLIHHQRTHTGDRPFACSECGKCFSYKKSLVDHQRIHTGDRPFVCSECGESFCYKKTLVKHQRIHTAQPIFNC, from the exons atggatccagtaatgggAACTCACCAGGGAGATGTTCCAGTCCTCTGTATTACCCGGATTCCACACCGGAAGATCAGGAAATCCCTCACCATCATCGG gGTGGACAACTTCAAGACATCAAAGTTGGGGTTAtaaaggaggaagaggagaaatCAGTTGAGGAGGGTGGTCCCCTGTATTCCCAGAATTCCACACATGAAGATCACAATGATACTCACCAAGATCAG GGTGAAGAATTGAAAATTATCAAAATTGAGGTTAAACTAGAAGAGGAAAAAGAGACATTGATGAAGGGAGCTCAGCAGTCCATGGAGGAGATGCTTATAAAAAGTAAACAGGAGGTATCTTCCTCAAATAAGGACACAA ATGGACGCTATGTCTGGCATATCTCGGATGGACATCTTCTATCTCCAGATTATATTGACATCACACAATCTTCTCCAGGAGTAAATCCCATCCCTCATAATACACATCACAGACCTCACCATTTGGAGACATCAATGGACTCTTCCAATCCCAAGGAATCTTCTGACCAATCACATGCTGTTATTCTGGATCTCCATCTTAAACCTCATAGTGCAGAAACACCAAGAGATCCATCCAATCCTGAGGAATCTTCTGTAAACCATGAAGGGGATCACACAGGAGACATTTCATTTCCATGTTCAGTGTGCGGGAAGGCTTtcacaaaaagcaaaaaccttCTTAGacatcagagaattcacacaggtgagcgaCCTTtctcatgttcagagtgtgggaaatcgTTTACTGAGAAATGGAACCTTCTATTACATCAAAGAAGTCACACAGATGAACGGCATTATTCATGTACAGAATGTGGGAAACGTTTCATTCAGAAAGGAACCCTTCTCAGGCACCAAAGATGCCACACCAATGAGCGTCCCTATTCATGCTCAGGATGCGGGAAGTGTTTTATTGAGAAACATGCGCTTCTTATTCACCAAAAAATACACACAGGTGAACGCCCATTCTCTTgctcagagtgtgggaaatgtttcattCAAAAAGGTAACCTTCTTAAACACCAAAGGATTCACACCGGTGAACGTCTCTATTCATGTTTAATATGTGGGAAATGCTTTGTTCATAAAGGGGAGATTCATAAGCACCAAAGAAGTCACACAGATGTGCAGCCATATTCGTGCTCAGATTGTGGAAAAACTTTTACTGAGAAAGCAAAATTCCTTATTCACCAGAAAAATCACACAGATAAATGTTcctattcatgttcagaatgtgggaaatgtttcaatCAGAAAAGAAGCCTTCTCACACATCAGAGAAGccacacaggtgagcgtccatATTTCTGTATAgaatgtggaaaaagttttaCTGAAAAAGGAAACCTTTTTAGACACCAAaaaattcacacaggtgaacgtccgtattcatgttctgagtgtgggaaatctTTCCTTCACAAAAGAGACTTATTCAGACATCAGAGATGTCACACGGGTGAACatccttttttgtgtttagagtgtggaaaaagttttgctGACAAAAATACACTTCTCCTACACCACAagattcacacaggtgaacgcCCTTTTTCGTGTttagagtgtgggaaaagtttcatTCAGAAAGGTAACCTCCTTCGACACCAGAGAAATCACACAGGCGAGCATCCATATTCCTGTTCAGATTGTGGGAAATTTTTCAATCAGAAAAGAGACTTGTTTAGACATCAGAGATGTCATATGCGTGTGCTTCCcttttcatgttcagaatgtgggaaatttTTCACTGAAAAAAGCCGACTACTTCTACATCAGAAAATTCACACTGGCGAGCGTCCTTATTCATGTTCGGTGTGTTCAAGaagtttttttcagaaaaattcaTTAGTTAGACACCAGAGAATTCATACAGGTGAACTTCGGTATGcatgttcagagtgcgggaaatgtttcgTTCAGAATGGTGACCTTATTCACCACCAGAGGACTCATACTGGTGATCGCCCTTTTGCATGttctgagtgtggaaaatgtttcagtTATAAAAAATCTCTTGTTGACCACCAGAGGATTCACACGGGTGATCGCCCCTTCGTATGTTCCGAATGTGGTGAAagtttttgttacaaaaaaacactcgttaaacaccagagaattcacacggCCCAGCCGATCTTTAATTGTTAA
- the LOC140338958 gene encoding uncharacterized protein isoform X4 — MKGAQQSMEEMLIKSKQEVSSSNKDTNGRYVWHISDGHLLSPDYIDITQSSPGVNPIPHNTHHRPHHLETSMDSSNPKESSDQSHAVILDLHLKPHSAETPRDPSNPEESSVNHEGDHTGDISFPCSVCGKAFTKSKNLLRHQRIHTGERPFSCSECGKSFTEKWNLLLHQRSHTDERHYSCTECGKRFIQKGTLLRHQRCHTNERPYSCSGCGKCFIEKHALLIHQKIHTGERPFSCSECGKCFIQKGNLLKHQRIHTGERLYSCLICGKCFVHKGEIHKHQRSHTDVQPYSCSDCGKTFTEKAKFLIHQKNHTDKCSYSCSECGKCFNQKRSLLTHQRSHTGERPYFCIECGKSFTEKGNLFRHQKIHTGERPYSCSECGKSFLHKRDLFRHQRCHTGEHPFLCLECGKSFADKNTLLLHHKIHTGERPFSCLECGKSFIQKGNLLRHQRNHTGEHPYSCSDCGKFFNQKRDLFRHQRCHMRVLPFSCSECGKFFTEKSRLLLHQKIHTGERPYSCSVCSRSFFQKNSLVRHQRIHTGELRYACSECGKCFVQNGDLIHHQRTHTGDRPFACSECGKCFSYKKSLVDHQRIHTGDRPFVCSECGESFCYKKTLVKHQRIHTAQPIFNC; from the exons ATGAAGGGAGCTCAGCAGTCCATGGAGGAGATGCTTATAAAAAGTAAACAGGAGGTATCTTCCTCAAATAAGGACACAA ATGGACGCTATGTCTGGCATATCTCGGATGGACATCTTCTATCTCCAGATTATATTGACATCACACAATCTTCTCCAGGAGTAAATCCCATCCCTCATAATACACATCACAGACCTCACCATTTGGAGACATCAATGGACTCTTCCAATCCCAAGGAATCTTCTGACCAATCACATGCTGTTATTCTGGATCTCCATCTTAAACCTCATAGTGCAGAAACACCAAGAGATCCATCCAATCCTGAGGAATCTTCTGTAAACCATGAAGGGGATCACACAGGAGACATTTCATTTCCATGTTCAGTGTGCGGGAAGGCTTtcacaaaaagcaaaaaccttCTTAGacatcagagaattcacacaggtgagcgaCCTTtctcatgttcagagtgtgggaaatcgTTTACTGAGAAATGGAACCTTCTATTACATCAAAGAAGTCACACAGATGAACGGCATTATTCATGTACAGAATGTGGGAAACGTTTCATTCAGAAAGGAACCCTTCTCAGGCACCAAAGATGCCACACCAATGAGCGTCCCTATTCATGCTCAGGATGCGGGAAGTGTTTTATTGAGAAACATGCGCTTCTTATTCACCAAAAAATACACACAGGTGAACGCCCATTCTCTTgctcagagtgtgggaaatgtttcattCAAAAAGGTAACCTTCTTAAACACCAAAGGATTCACACCGGTGAACGTCTCTATTCATGTTTAATATGTGGGAAATGCTTTGTTCATAAAGGGGAGATTCATAAGCACCAAAGAAGTCACACAGATGTGCAGCCATATTCGTGCTCAGATTGTGGAAAAACTTTTACTGAGAAAGCAAAATTCCTTATTCACCAGAAAAATCACACAGATAAATGTTcctattcatgttcagaatgtgggaaatgtttcaatCAGAAAAGAAGCCTTCTCACACATCAGAGAAGccacacaggtgagcgtccatATTTCTGTATAgaatgtggaaaaagttttaCTGAAAAAGGAAACCTTTTTAGACACCAAaaaattcacacaggtgaacgtccgtattcatgttctgagtgtgggaaatctTTCCTTCACAAAAGAGACTTATTCAGACATCAGAGATGTCACACGGGTGAACatccttttttgtgtttagagtgtggaaaaagttttgctGACAAAAATACACTTCTCCTACACCACAagattcacacaggtgaacgcCCTTTTTCGTGTttagagtgtgggaaaagtttcatTCAGAAAGGTAACCTCCTTCGACACCAGAGAAATCACACAGGCGAGCATCCATATTCCTGTTCAGATTGTGGGAAATTTTTCAATCAGAAAAGAGACTTGTTTAGACATCAGAGATGTCATATGCGTGTGCTTCCcttttcatgttcagaatgtgggaaatttTTCACTGAAAAAAGCCGACTACTTCTACATCAGAAAATTCACACTGGCGAGCGTCCTTATTCATGTTCGGTGTGTTCAAGaagtttttttcagaaaaattcaTTAGTTAGACACCAGAGAATTCATACAGGTGAACTTCGGTATGcatgttcagagtgcgggaaatgtttcgTTCAGAATGGTGACCTTATTCACCACCAGAGGACTCATACTGGTGATCGCCCTTTTGCATGttctgagtgtggaaaatgtttcagtTATAAAAAATCTCTTGTTGACCACCAGAGGATTCACACGGGTGATCGCCCCTTCGTATGTTCCGAATGTGGTGAAagtttttgttacaaaaaaacactcgttaaacaccagagaattcacacggCCCAGCCGATCTTTAATTGTTAA